GTTCATTCAGCAGCGTCCAGATCCTTCCTTTCGCCCGCCACTGTACAATGAACATACGATTGGTAAACCACACGTAACTCACGGGAGACAGCGCAGCCCGCCACAGTGCGTACTTCCGAGGATAAGGAAGTGTGATGAGATCATAAGAGTGAAAGGCTGTCACGGTACCGGTCTGACGAAACCACTCCTTGAATCGGGGAGCCGCTTCACGAATCAGCTCTAGCTGTCGCCCTGGATTTTCCTCAGCGTGGGCTTCTTCAAAAAAGGAAATTTTCTGAAAGTAATGAGTCCGGACCTCTTCTTGTACCTTCACGGAAGCTCCCTCCCTGTTTTCAATGAACGCCACCGAAGGAGATCTGTTTCAAATCATGATCTCCGGTCAGGGGGCAGTCACCTATTATTTCCACATAAGGTGAATGGGAACCTTCATTACTAGCAGGAGGAATCATCAGAGTATTTTGGTAAATATATGAATGAAGGGAATTTTTGCTGGTTCCAGCTGAAGTGATCTATCAATCCTTTTTTCTGAGGAATCCATCTGGTTTTCGAGAAATGGAGGGGGAGTGCCCCTGAACCGGAAGGGTTCAGTTTCTTAAATTCACAGGTAAGGAGGTCCTGTATTGAAACGGTATGTGATTACCATACTCGCGCTGATCAATATGCTGTTTTTGTTGATGCCCTCTACGGGAGGAGCCCAGGTCACGACTGACGATCCCGGCGGCTTTTTCAATATCATGCCTCCAGGTCAGGATGGAACGGTAAACGTGCTGGAAATGACCAAATTTCAACTGACCGGAGAGTATCCCAAGCACTTCAATGATCAGACTCGGATGTACGATTCCCTGGTGGAGCGCATGTCAGGGATCAGGGATGAAGAACTTGTTAAATACTTCAAGGAAGCCTCCTTCGGTGTCAAAGGGAAAGTGGAACGGACCTATTCACCGACGAAAGGAGTAACGGTTCAGCGGGATGAATTCGGTGTTCCCCACATTCGGGGTAAAACCAGGGAGGCCACCATGTTTGCCGTGGGCTATGTGACCGCGGAGGACAGACTGTTCCTGATGGATGTGCTCCGCCATTTGGGACGGGGGCGGCTGAGCGAATTTCTCGGGGCCAGTGAAGCCAATAGGGAGATGGACAGGGCCCAGGTGCAGGTAGCCCCGTACAAAGAAGAAGAATTGACCCGTCAGGCCAATGAGCTTTGTCATCAGGGGGAGGAAGCAGCCCTGGTCTGCAAAGACATGGAAGCCTACATCGATGGGGTGAACGCTTTTATACGTAAAGCGCGACTGAATCCCAACATGCTTCCCGCAGAGTATCCCGCCCTCCAGCAGATTCCGAAAGAGTGGAAGCCCGAGGACAGTGTGGCCATTGCCAGCTTGGTCGGCGGGATTTTCGGGAAGGGCGGTGGAAACGAAGTAGCCAGTGGCCGATTTCTGTCCCAGTTAATACAAAAACACGGTTCCCAAAAAGGACGGGCGATCTGGGAGGATTTCCGGAGCGCGGAGGACTTGGAAGCTCCCGTGACGACGGAAAAAACCTTTCCCTATAACCAGTCTTCTTCCGTCGATCCGAAAACCACGGCCCTTCTCGATTTGGGAACCGTCGACAAAACATTGGAGGAGATGAAACTGCCGAACATGGTGGCAGACGGCCCCTTCGGTCCTATCGACTTGAGGGCGCCTAAGGGGATGAGCAATGCGATCTTGGTCAGTGCAGAACACACAAAAGAGGGTCGTCCCATCGCCGTATTCGGTCCTCAGACAGGCTACTTCAGCCCCCAGCTGCTGGTGGAGACAGATGTTCATGGACCAGGGATTGATGCCCGGGGAGTGGGTTTTGCTGGGGTCAACATGTATGTACAACTGGGGCGGGGACGGGACTATGCCTGGTCGGCCACCTCCTCCGGAGCGGACAACGTGGATCAGTGGGTGGTGAAGCTTTGCGAGCCGAATGGAGGCAAACCCACGATGAAATCCCAAGGTTACTGGTATAAAGGGAAATGCCGCCCCATGGACGTTTATACCCACCGGCAAATCGCTAGACCCACGGCCGCAGGAATTCCCAAGCCGTCTAAAGACAGTCTCATCTTTGACATCAAGGTGGAACGGACCGTCTACGGCCCTGTCAATGCCCGGGGAACCGTAAGGGGAGAGCCGGTGGCCGTAACCACCCAGCGCTCTACTTACGGAAAAGAGTTGAATAGTGCTCTCGGCTTTCGCCGGATCAACGATCCGGAGTTTATGAAGGATGGTTCCGCCTCTTTTCTGAAAGCGTTCGATAAAGTGGATTATACCTTTAACTGGTTTTACGTGAACAAAAAGGATATTGCATATAAGCACTCTTGCCTGTGTCCTGTGCGGGACCCCAGGACGAATCCCGACCTTCCTACATGGGGAACAGGGGAATACGACTGGACGGGGAAATACCTTAAACCGGAGGAGCAGCCCCATGACATCAACCCCAAAAGGGGGTACATTGCCAATTGGAACAACAAACAGGCTCCCGGGTTTCGAGCCAACGATGCGAACTTCAGCTACGGTCCCGTTCACCGCTCCCTACTATTAAACAGGCGGTTGGCGGAGATGGTATCTTCCGGAAAGAAACTGACCCGGGCGGACATGGTGAACATCATGATAGATGCGGCAACGGTGGATTTGAAGGCACAGGAGGTTTATCCGTGGGTGTTGAAAGTATTGGGGGAAAAAGCACCCGACAATGATCCGGTACTTCAGGAGATGAGGGACCGGTTGGCCGCATGGGTTGAGTCTGGTGGACACCGGCGTGATTCATCCCCCAAAGATGGCGTTTATGATGATGCGGTGGCCGTGGCCATCGGGGATGCTTATTTCGAACCCCTGACCGAGGCGATGTTTGAAAACGCCCTGAGTGGTGCAAACCTGCCCAATGTACTGGAAGATTCGCCACGGAATGGTTTGGGTTCGGCTTTTCTCGAAGGATATTATTCCTATGTGAACAAGGATTTGCGTCGGCTTCTGGGTGAAAAGGTGAAGGATCCCTGGCACACGGTTTATTGTGGTAACGGGAATCTCTCCTCCTGCAGGGAGGAATTGTGGAAGGCGATGAAAAAAACAGCTGACCGACTTCGTGAGGAATACAATTCCGATGTCGTGGAGGACTGGGTGTATGATGACTCTCAAGATGCCATCAAGCAGAAACCCATGGGTCTACTTGCCGCACCAGACATGCGATGGGTAAATCGGCCCACCTTCCAGCAAGTGGTTCAGGTGGGTGTGAAAAATCCGGTGAAATAAAAGTAAAAGCAAGTCCTGAACGGCAAATATCCCCTTCGGAACTCAGAGGGACATATCAAGGAATGGGCTTGTCTTATGGTTGGCTGCCTGCTTGTGGGGGGCCGCCTTGACTTATGTCTTGCGTGGTCCTCTTCACCTTCTAAAGTCAAGCAAAGCAATGACGAAGATCATGTACGGAGGGAGTCATGAGTACAAAGAGCTTAGTGTTGTCCCTACTGAATTTCAGATTTGAAAAGAAGGCTGGTTTCGTTCCACTGATATCTGCCCTTGAAGGGGTACGGGCAGACGAGGCTGCATGGCAGCCACATGCCAATAGTCATTCGATCTGGCAAATCGTGAACCACATTGTGTTTTGGAATGAAAACATATTGAGAAATTTACAAGGAAACGCGACACCGGTGAATATAGACAACAGTGCAACGTTTGGGGAACCTGGGGATCCTACGGACGAGGCTTCATGGCAGGCTACGGTTGAGAGGATGAAAGAAGTCTGTACGAATATACAATTAACATTGTCCGACTGGGACGAGAGCAGGTTTGATACACCTTATGATAACTCTGCTTTGTCATATAAGCTCGTGCTTGCAGATTTGGCAATGCACGACGCCTACCACATCGGACAAATTCTCTATATTCGTAAATTGTATGCTGCACGAACCAATCAATAATGACGTGTCCATATGGATGAAGCTCTCGTTACTAGGGCGTGTCATGTGGGAAAGGAGCATTCACATGCTGATCAAATGGATTGTTTGCAACGTGCCGGAGGAAAAACGGGAAGCCTTTTCCCTCGCACAACAGCAATGGTCGGCATTGCGGGATGTCCCGGGGTTTGTGGCTCAATTCGGCGGGTGGAATGCAGTTAATCCCGCTGAGGCGTGCATTGTCGGATTGTGGAAGGATCGGGACAGCTATACGGCGTTCATGGAAAAGATCCATGATGAGATTTATATATCCCGCGGTCAACAGGAGACATTTGACCGTATTGCTGTTACCGTCATGGAAATGATGTTGCCGGTCGGCCATCTGGAAGGGTTGCTCTCAGGTGGATGGATGAAAGCGGAGCTGATCCGTATTGCAGACTGTTGGGTGCTACCCGGGAGGGAAGCTCATTTTCTCCAAATGCAGCAGGAGGTATGGAACCCTGCCATGGAGCAAACCGACGGTATGTTGGGCGGTGTATTCGCGGGGGACATGTCGGCACGGCGCTTTCTCACCATCACGTGGTGGAAAAGCGCGGAATTACATCGGGCATATGTGAAAAACCATGTTGCGAACCTGCGGGAGCAAGCGGATTTGGATCTAGATATCGAACGGATTGTCGGGTATGAAGTGCGGTGTGAGCCGAGTTGGAGGGTGACGGCAACTGTACAATCTGACAAAGGAAGATGAGCGATGGGACAATCCTAAGAGGAGAGAAGTTCTCCTTTTGTAAAAAGTGAAAAAATTTCCTCACACCTGATCTGAAGTTGTAGAGGGAAATGAGATGGCCATCTATT
The Polycladomyces subterraneus DNA segment above includes these coding regions:
- a CDS encoding penicillin acylase family protein, whose product is MKRYVITILALINMLFLLMPSTGGAQVTTDDPGGFFNIMPPGQDGTVNVLEMTKFQLTGEYPKHFNDQTRMYDSLVERMSGIRDEELVKYFKEASFGVKGKVERTYSPTKGVTVQRDEFGVPHIRGKTREATMFAVGYVTAEDRLFLMDVLRHLGRGRLSEFLGASEANREMDRAQVQVAPYKEEELTRQANELCHQGEEAALVCKDMEAYIDGVNAFIRKARLNPNMLPAEYPALQQIPKEWKPEDSVAIASLVGGIFGKGGGNEVASGRFLSQLIQKHGSQKGRAIWEDFRSAEDLEAPVTTEKTFPYNQSSSVDPKTTALLDLGTVDKTLEEMKLPNMVADGPFGPIDLRAPKGMSNAILVSAEHTKEGRPIAVFGPQTGYFSPQLLVETDVHGPGIDARGVGFAGVNMYVQLGRGRDYAWSATSSGADNVDQWVVKLCEPNGGKPTMKSQGYWYKGKCRPMDVYTHRQIARPTAAGIPKPSKDSLIFDIKVERTVYGPVNARGTVRGEPVAVTTQRSTYGKELNSALGFRRINDPEFMKDGSASFLKAFDKVDYTFNWFYVNKKDIAYKHSCLCPVRDPRTNPDLPTWGTGEYDWTGKYLKPEEQPHDINPKRGYIANWNNKQAPGFRANDANFSYGPVHRSLLLNRRLAEMVSSGKKLTRADMVNIMIDAATVDLKAQEVYPWVLKVLGEKAPDNDPVLQEMRDRLAAWVESGGHRRDSSPKDGVYDDAVAVAIGDAYFEPLTEAMFENALSGANLPNVLEDSPRNGLGSAFLEGYYSYVNKDLRRLLGEKVKDPWHTVYCGNGNLSSCREELWKAMKKTADRLREEYNSDVVEDWVYDDSQDAIKQKPMGLLAAPDMRWVNRPTFQQVVQVGVKNPVK
- a CDS encoding YdbC family protein is translated as MLIKWIVCNVPEEKREAFSLAQQQWSALRDVPGFVAQFGGWNAVNPAEACIVGLWKDRDSYTAFMEKIHDEIYISRGQQETFDRIAVTVMEMMLPVGHLEGLLSGGWMKAELIRIADCWVLPGREAHFLQMQQEVWNPAMEQTDGMLGGVFAGDMSARRFLTITWWKSAELHRAYVKNHVANLREQADLDLDIERIVGYEVRCEPSWRVTATVQSDKGR
- a CDS encoding DinB family protein; translated protein: MSTKSLVLSLLNFRFEKKAGFVPLISALEGVRADEAAWQPHANSHSIWQIVNHIVFWNENILRNLQGNATPVNIDNSATFGEPGDPTDEASWQATVERMKEVCTNIQLTLSDWDESRFDTPYDNSALSYKLVLADLAMHDAYHIGQILYIRKLYAARTNQ